One window from the genome of Echinicola vietnamensis DSM 17526 encodes:
- a CDS encoding heavy-metal-associated domain-containing protein: MKKIGIILVISIFSFGSAMAQLVKVDQEVFGMDCAPCAYGLERGLKKMGGLGSIKVSLNDGKAYLTLSPDNKLTLQKIQEEVKNNGFSARRAEVVLTGELCKSEGTWQIKVNDETFQVTSDTTREIIRSLNPGIIKARLLIKDKSDRELSGTWEARIEEIM; encoded by the coding sequence ATGAAAAAGATAGGAATTATATTAGTAATAAGCATTTTCAGCTTTGGCAGTGCAATGGCACAGCTGGTCAAAGTAGATCAGGAGGTATTTGGAATGGATTGTGCCCCTTGCGCCTATGGCCTGGAACGTGGGCTCAAGAAAATGGGTGGACTGGGAAGCATAAAAGTAAGCCTCAATGATGGGAAAGCCTACCTCACGCTATCACCGGATAATAAGCTGACATTGCAAAAGATTCAGGAAGAAGTAAAGAATAATGGATTTTCTGCTCGCAGGGCTGAGGTAGTTTTAACCGGTGAGCTGTGCAAGAGTGAAGGCACTTGGCAAATAAAGGTCAATGACGAAACCTTCCAAGTTACCTCTGATACTACCCGGGAAATAATCAGGTCTTTAAATCCTGGAATAATAAAAGCCAGGCTTTTAATTAAGGATAAATCAGACAGAGAATTAAGTGGTACGTGGGAGGCTCGAATAGAGGAAATTATGTGA
- a CDS encoding metal-sensitive transcriptional regulator — MIPKDLTKDIKTRLQSIKGQVDGLIKMLDEGKDPEKILLQFKAAQKGLDKAHYLLLDEAYRKALAIKISETVEACPGNCGNEERIEFIRQQFPILELDSLTQKMKEIAELKKRIGNANIDS, encoded by the coding sequence ATGATACCCAAAGACCTAACAAAAGATATAAAGACACGCTTACAAAGCATCAAAGGCCAGGTGGATGGCTTGATAAAAATGTTGGATGAAGGAAAAGATCCGGAAAAAATTTTGCTACAGTTCAAAGCAGCACAAAAAGGGTTGGACAAAGCCCATTATTTATTATTGGATGAAGCTTACCGGAAAGCTCTTGCCATTAAGATTTCAGAAACCGTTGAAGCCTGCCCGGGTAATTGCGGGAATGAAGAACGAATCGAATTTATCCGCCAGCAGTTTCCTATCCTGGAACTGGATAGCCTTACTCAAAAAATGAAGGAAATAGCCGAGCTAAAGAAACGAATAGGCAATGCAAATATCGACTCATAA
- a CDS encoding GDCCVxC domain-containing (seleno)protein: MEKEIILQSTITCPNCGHQKEETMPKDACQYFYECENCQEVIKPKDGDCCVYCSYGTVACPPIQEGGKNSCCS; encoded by the coding sequence ATGGAGAAAGAAATCATTTTACAATCAACTATTACATGTCCAAACTGTGGGCATCAAAAAGAAGAGACCATGCCTAAGGATGCATGCCAGTACTTCTACGAGTGTGAAAATTGCCAAGAAGTAATCAAGCCCAAAGATGGTGATTGCTGTGTGTATTGCTCTTATGGGACAGTCGCCTGTCCTCCGATTCAGGAAGGTGGAAAAAATAGTTGCTGCTCATGA
- a CDS encoding TolC family protein: MKVIINVLILLFLGSGIGFAQAPEDYFEIAAKNNPGLQAKYAAFEAAIQKVEQVNTLSDPSFSFGYFISPVETRVGPQRARFSLTQMFPWFGTLKAQGNAAALMAEAKYQSFLDARNLLYYQVEAAYYPLYELNQWKEIERENIEILESYKTIANKKFENGTGTMVDVLRVDIMLKDAVTNLSILEDKEKPLVTRFNKLLNRKEDALITVRDSLIIQPLPTTFRKDSLLLNNPVLEELDLKIASSEASEEVAHKQGLPKFGLGLDYVMIGERTDLASGMAAPHDNGKNALMPMVSVSIPLFRGKYKAAVKEAKLIQKSYALQKEDYANTLTSGYDMAWFEMQQQQELLALYGQQIQETDQALNLLFTAYGNSGKEFEEVLRMQQQLLKYEKMKATAEIQFHIALAKLHYLTAKNY, translated from the coding sequence ATGAAAGTAATTATAAATGTCCTCATCCTTCTATTTCTCGGGAGCGGAATAGGCTTTGCACAGGCTCCTGAGGATTATTTTGAAATAGCGGCCAAGAATAATCCTGGTCTACAGGCAAAATACGCGGCTTTTGAAGCAGCCATCCAGAAAGTGGAGCAGGTAAATACCTTGTCTGATCCTAGTTTCTCTTTTGGCTATTTCATATCGCCTGTGGAAACCAGGGTGGGACCTCAAAGGGCCAGGTTTTCTTTAACACAGATGTTTCCCTGGTTTGGTACATTGAAAGCACAGGGTAATGCTGCAGCTTTGATGGCTGAAGCTAAATACCAGTCTTTTCTGGATGCCAGGAACCTATTGTATTATCAGGTGGAGGCAGCCTATTATCCGCTTTATGAACTCAATCAATGGAAAGAGATTGAACGTGAGAATATAGAAATTCTGGAATCCTATAAGACCATTGCCAACAAGAAATTTGAAAATGGTACGGGTACTATGGTCGATGTGCTAAGAGTGGATATCATGTTGAAAGATGCCGTGACCAATCTGAGTATTCTGGAAGATAAGGAAAAACCGCTGGTGACAAGGTTTAATAAACTGCTTAACAGAAAGGAAGATGCATTGATTACTGTCCGGGATTCCCTTATAATTCAACCTTTACCAACAACCTTCAGGAAGGACTCTTTGTTGCTGAACAACCCTGTACTGGAAGAACTGGATTTAAAAATTGCATCCAGTGAGGCAAGTGAAGAGGTAGCACATAAGCAAGGGCTTCCAAAATTCGGGTTAGGACTGGATTATGTAATGATCGGAGAGCGTACCGATCTGGCTTCTGGCATGGCTGCTCCACACGACAATGGCAAAAATGCCCTAATGCCGATGGTATCTGTAAGCATTCCCCTTTTCAGAGGTAAATACAAAGCAGCGGTGAAAGAGGCGAAACTCATACAAAAGAGCTATGCACTCCAAAAGGAAGACTATGCCAATACACTCACTTCCGGCTATGATATGGCCTGGTTTGAGATGCAACAGCAACAAGAATTACTTGCCTTATACGGTCAACAAATTCAGGAAACCGATCAAGCACTCAACCTGCTTTTTACCGCTTATGGTAATTCAGGAAAGGAATTTGAAGAAGTGCTGCGTATGCAACAGCAGCTGCTCAAATATGAAAAGATGAAAGCTACGGCAGAAATCCAGTTTCACATTGCCTTAGCCAAACTACATTACTTAACTGCAAAAAACTACTAA
- a CDS encoding heavy-metal-associated domain-containing protein: MIKKTVLVFTFCLGALLIANGARAQSQEKEKAPKMEQMEKNTTKLELKVEGMSCQAGCANGIDNMLKEQKGILSSETLFDKSSSVIRYDSRVISEKDIIALIEDRGFKVKKKTDKK; the protein is encoded by the coding sequence ATGATCAAGAAAACAGTTTTAGTATTTACGTTTTGTTTAGGAGCCTTACTCATTGCTAATGGAGCAAGGGCACAGTCCCAAGAAAAAGAAAAAGCACCGAAAATGGAACAAATGGAAAAAAACACTACCAAGCTTGAATTGAAAGTAGAAGGCATGAGTTGCCAGGCAGGATGTGCCAATGGCATTGATAATATGCTCAAAGAACAGAAAGGTATTCTTAGCAGTGAAACCCTCTTTGATAAAAGTTCATCAGTAATCAGGTATGACAGTAGGGTAATTTCTGAAAAGGACATTATTGCCCTTATTGAAGACAGGGGGTTTAAGGTCAAAAAGAAAACAGATAAGAAATAA
- a CDS encoding efflux RND transporter permease subunit: MLNKIIRYFLDNKLVTVLVLSGFIVWGIVTAPFGWKMGILPSDPVPVDAIPDIGENQQIVFTQWQGRSPQDIEDQISYPLTTYLLGIPGVKSIRSSSIFGFSSIFIIFNEDVEFYWSRSRILEKLNALPSGLLPEGVQPALGPDATALGQVYWYTIEGRDKEGNPTGGWDLHEIRTVQDFYVKYGLNATEGVSEVASIGGFVQEYQIDVNPDALKAYEIPLHKVMQAVQRSNKDVGAKTIEINQAEYLVRGLGYIKQVEDLEKAVVAVQDNVPIRIKDVGVATLGPATRRGLLDKDGAEVVGGVVVARYGANPLEVINNVKDKIKEIAPGLPKKTLADGRESQLTIVPFYDRSELIYETLGTLEEALSLEILISILVVIVMVYNLRASLLISSILPIAVLMVFIAMRYFGVDANIVALSGIAIAIGTMVDLGIILSENIIKHMDEAPPGQQLKETIYNGSTEVATAILTAVSTTIVSFIPVFTMQAAEGKLFGPLAFTKTFALIAALIVSLIILPTLAHWFFGARIKNKALARGVNIGLMLIGVLAIILGHYWGGIVLALYGLSGILKNKYHETHKDSGKWYVKIVRKADLIIAVLGITWLLARYWLPLGAGKSLLLNVIFVGLLLGLILGSFSVLEYYYKVILKWCLDNKVKFLLIPSFLILVGANVWLGFNAVFGFAAKGFDALGWDIKTTKIWSGLTHSFPGVGKEFMPSLDEGSFLLMPTSMPHSGVEFNRKVVGQLDMLLTNIPEVDLTVGKLGRVESALDPAPISMYENIINYKPEYMLNAKGHRVRFKVDKEDRFILDSGDSLTNDEAIDRGITVEELIPDDNGNYFRNWRPQIKSPDDIWNEIVKVTKIPGVTSAPKLQPIETRLVMLQTGMRAPMGIKVYGPDLKTIEDFGLRLEEILKNVPSVKAEAAFADRIVGKPYLHLNINRDEISRYGLNVEDVQQTVETAIGGMKITSTVEGRERFPVRVRYPRELRDDPESLGKILLPTPTGAQIPISQVVDFEYVRGPQAIKSEETFLVGYVLFDKRDGYSEVGVVNDAQAAIQASIDEGDLIVPSGISYKFSGSYENQVRAEKRLSIIVPLVLGIVFLILYFQFKSVSTSLMVFSGIAMAFSGGFIMLWLYGQDWFVNFSLFGTNMRDLFQMHTINLSVAVWVGFIALFGIATDDGVLIATYLDQSFERNRPENLNQVREAVVEAGLRRIRPALMTVSTTMIALLPVLTSTGRGSDIMIPMAIPSFGGMAFALVSIFIVPVLYSMREERKIKKTRS, translated from the coding sequence ATGCTAAATAAAATAATTAGGTACTTCCTTGATAACAAGTTAGTTACCGTGCTTGTATTGTCAGGATTTATAGTTTGGGGTATCGTTACCGCTCCGTTTGGCTGGAAGATGGGGATCTTGCCATCTGATCCGGTACCAGTAGATGCCATTCCTGATATCGGTGAGAACCAGCAGATTGTGTTTACCCAGTGGCAAGGCCGGTCTCCGCAGGATATTGAAGACCAGATTTCTTATCCTCTGACGACTTACCTGCTAGGTATTCCAGGGGTGAAATCCATACGCAGTTCATCTATATTTGGTTTCTCCAGTATTTTCATCATTTTCAATGAAGATGTAGAGTTCTACTGGTCCCGCTCACGTATTCTTGAAAAGCTCAATGCGCTTCCTTCAGGCCTGTTGCCTGAGGGGGTACAACCGGCTCTGGGGCCCGATGCTACGGCCTTGGGACAGGTGTACTGGTACACGATAGAGGGCCGTGATAAAGAAGGAAATCCTACCGGAGGCTGGGATTTACACGAAATCCGTACTGTACAGGACTTCTACGTCAAGTACGGACTGAATGCAACTGAGGGAGTCTCTGAAGTGGCATCTATAGGCGGATTTGTGCAGGAATACCAAATAGATGTCAACCCTGACGCCCTTAAGGCTTATGAAATACCCTTGCATAAAGTTATGCAGGCGGTACAGCGGTCCAATAAGGATGTAGGGGCCAAAACCATTGAGATCAATCAGGCTGAGTACCTGGTTAGAGGACTAGGTTACATCAAGCAGGTAGAAGACCTGGAAAAAGCCGTGGTGGCGGTGCAGGATAATGTACCCATAAGGATAAAGGATGTCGGTGTAGCTACTTTAGGACCTGCCACCCGAAGAGGGCTGTTGGATAAAGATGGTGCCGAAGTAGTGGGGGGCGTTGTGGTAGCCCGTTACGGTGCAAATCCATTGGAAGTCATTAATAATGTAAAGGATAAGATTAAGGAAATTGCTCCCGGACTGCCGAAAAAAACGTTGGCAGACGGAAGGGAGAGCCAGCTAACCATCGTACCCTTTTACGACCGTTCAGAACTCATCTATGAAACATTGGGAACTTTGGAAGAAGCCCTGTCATTGGAAATTCTTATCTCCATTCTTGTAGTTATCGTGATGGTTTACAACCTGCGGGCATCATTGCTTATTTCAAGCATTCTGCCTATTGCCGTGTTGATGGTATTTATTGCCATGCGGTATTTTGGGGTAGATGCCAATATTGTAGCATTATCAGGGATTGCCATTGCTATTGGTACTATGGTGGATCTGGGAATTATACTTTCTGAAAACATCATTAAACACATGGATGAGGCCCCTCCTGGCCAACAACTCAAGGAGACCATTTATAATGGCTCTACTGAAGTCGCTACTGCAATACTTACGGCGGTATCTACCACGATAGTGAGTTTTATTCCGGTATTTACCATGCAGGCAGCGGAGGGGAAATTATTCGGTCCTTTGGCCTTTACCAAAACATTTGCCCTGATTGCTGCCTTGATCGTTTCATTGATCATATTGCCAACACTCGCACATTGGTTTTTTGGGGCCAGGATAAAGAACAAGGCCCTAGCAAGAGGTGTAAATATAGGATTAATGCTGATCGGGGTTCTAGCCATTATACTTGGCCACTATTGGGGAGGCATTGTACTGGCCCTTTATGGCCTGTCCGGTATCCTAAAAAACAAGTACCATGAAACGCACAAGGATTCTGGAAAATGGTATGTGAAAATTGTCCGAAAAGCGGATCTTATCATTGCTGTGCTGGGAATAACCTGGTTACTGGCCAGATATTGGCTGCCACTTGGAGCAGGTAAAAGTCTGTTGCTTAATGTAATTTTTGTGGGCCTTCTGCTAGGGCTTATTTTAGGCTCCTTTTCTGTTTTGGAATATTACTATAAAGTAATTCTGAAATGGTGTTTGGACAATAAAGTCAAATTTCTATTAATACCTTCCTTCCTGATACTGGTAGGGGCCAATGTATGGTTGGGTTTTAATGCGGTTTTTGGTTTTGCCGCAAAAGGGTTTGATGCTTTAGGCTGGGATATTAAGACCACCAAAATCTGGTCAGGCTTAACGCATAGCTTCCCTGGTGTAGGAAAGGAGTTTATGCCTTCCCTTGATGAAGGAAGTTTTCTGCTAATGCCAACCTCCATGCCGCATTCCGGTGTAGAATTTAACCGCAAGGTCGTAGGACAGCTGGATATGTTGCTGACTAATATTCCTGAGGTGGACCTCACGGTGGGAAAACTTGGACGTGTAGAGTCTGCCCTGGATCCTGCACCTATTTCAATGTATGAAAATATCATCAATTATAAACCGGAGTATATGCTCAATGCAAAAGGGCACCGGGTAAGGTTTAAAGTGGATAAGGAAGACCGTTTTATCCTTGATAGCGGCGATAGTCTTACTAATGATGAGGCTATAGACCGGGGGATTACCGTGGAGGAACTTATACCTGATGATAATGGGAATTATTTCCGAAACTGGAGGCCTCAGATAAAATCCCCGGATGACATTTGGAATGAAATTGTGAAGGTTACCAAAATACCGGGAGTTACTTCTGCGCCTAAACTACAACCCATTGAAACCAGACTGGTCATGCTTCAAACAGGCATGCGTGCTCCAATGGGGATCAAAGTATACGGTCCCGATCTTAAAACCATTGAGGATTTTGGGCTTCGGTTGGAAGAAATACTCAAAAATGTTCCTTCTGTAAAGGCAGAAGCTGCATTTGCAGACCGGATTGTGGGTAAGCCTTATCTTCATTTAAATATTAACCGGGATGAGATTTCACGCTATGGATTGAATGTTGAAGACGTACAACAGACCGTTGAAACGGCCATAGGGGGGATGAAAATTACTTCTACGGTAGAAGGGCGTGAGCGCTTTCCAGTCAGAGTCCGCTATCCCAGGGAGCTTCGGGACGATCCCGAATCACTGGGTAAAATCCTGTTGCCTACACCAACTGGGGCGCAAATACCGATCAGTCAAGTAGTGGACTTTGAATATGTACGCGGACCACAGGCGATCAAGAGTGAAGAGACCTTTTTGGTAGGTTATGTACTGTTTGATAAAAGAGATGGGTATTCTGAAGTTGGGGTAGTCAATGACGCACAGGCGGCTATTCAGGCGAGTATAGATGAAGGGGACCTAATTGTTCCCTCAGGAATCAGCTATAAGTTTTCCGGAAGCTATGAAAATCAGGTAAGGGCAGAAAAAAGGCTTTCCATCATTGTGCCATTGGTTCTGGGGATTGTCTTTCTCATACTCTATTTCCAGTTTAAATCGGTTTCTACTTCCCTAATGGTATTTTCCGGTATTGCGATGGCTTTTAGTGGCGGATTTATTATGCTTTGGTTATATGGACAAGACTGGTTTGTCAACTTTTCCCTGTTCGGCACTAATATGCGAGACCTCTTTCAGATGCACACCATCAACTTGAGTGTGGCCGTTTGGGTGGGCTTTATAGCTCTTTTTGGCATCGCTACGGACGATGGGGTACTTATTGCCACCTATTTGGACCAGAGCTTTGAAAGAAACCGTCCTGAAAATTTGAACCAAGTCAGAGAAGCTGTTGTGGAAGCTGGCTTGAGAAGAATACGTCCGGCCCTGATGACTGTTTCGACTACCATGATAGCCCTGCTGCCCGTACTCACTTCTACGGGACGTGGTTCAGATATTATGATTCCAATGGCCATCCCTTCATTTGGAGGAATGGCGTTTGCCCTGGTGAGCATTTTCATTGTTCCAGTGCTTTACAGCATGAGAGAAGAAAGGAAAATAAAAAAGACACGATCATGA
- a CDS encoding HYC_CC_PP family protein, translated as MKKAVSIFLLIVMLLSNIGVTWATHLCCGIAVKSALMLGNGELDCGMNHSELDNTDDSFAERTVVKDKCCDNHYTTIESDEAIFSKTSLNSINVDFFIPFVYSYLGIDPFNQDHSTVYTDYSPPLLKQDRQVMFQSFLI; from the coding sequence GTGAAAAAAGCAGTTTCCATATTCTTACTGATTGTGATGCTTTTGAGTAACATTGGGGTTACTTGGGCCACCCATCTATGTTGTGGAATTGCGGTTAAATCTGCCCTGATGCTTGGAAATGGGGAGTTGGATTGCGGCATGAATCATTCAGAATTGGATAATACTGATGACTCATTTGCGGAGAGGACGGTTGTTAAAGATAAGTGCTGTGATAACCATTACACTACTATCGAATCTGATGAAGCCATATTCAGCAAGACGTCCCTTAATTCGATCAATGTTGATTTTTTTATCCCTTTTGTTTACAGTTATTTAGGTATTGATCCTTTTAATCAGGATCACTCTACCGTTTACACCGATTATTCCCCTCCTTTGTTGAAGCAAGACCGGCAGGTAATGTTTCAATCCTTTCTAATTTAA
- a CDS encoding DoxX family protein yields MKLLSDTIPVYLRNRTNTILRISIGAIFFWFGVVKFFPGVSPAESLAAGTICSLTFHVISPPACTIVLAVFESLLGILLIIGNFLKPVLILLFLHMLGTMLTFFIFPDLMFAKFPFILTMEGQYVMKNIITLASVLLLWSRDSDQKNISKRPRRPPPS; encoded by the coding sequence GTGAAATTACTATCAGATACAATACCTGTATACCTGAGGAATAGAACCAATACTATTCTCAGAATCAGTATTGGAGCAATATTCTTCTGGTTTGGCGTAGTTAAATTTTTCCCCGGGGTAAGTCCTGCAGAAAGTCTGGCTGCTGGCACCATTTGTTCTCTTACATTCCATGTAATTTCTCCACCTGCATGTACCATTGTGCTGGCAGTTTTTGAAAGTCTCCTTGGTATATTATTGATTATAGGAAATTTTTTAAAACCTGTATTGATCTTACTATTTCTGCACATGCTGGGTACAATGCTCACCTTTTTTATTTTTCCTGATTTAATGTTTGCCAAGTTTCCTTTTATACTGACAATGGAAGGCCAATATGTTATGAAAAATATTATCACTCTGGCTAGTGTTCTACTTCTTTGGTCCAGAGACTCAGATCAAAAAAATATTTCAAAAAGGCCTAGGAGACCACCCCCCTCATAA
- a CDS encoding dihydrolipoyl dehydrogenase family protein, with the protein MKKYDVIVIGSGMAGMTIANKCAKKGLKTAITDSRPYGGTCALRGCDPKKILVGAAEIIGRVDKMSGIGISGDISINWEDLMAYKNDFVSKMPKGVEKGYEKAGVKKYHGVASFESENTVRIGNDLLEGGKIVIATGARPVTLDITGGDLPIDSTDFLNLEKLPEHITFVGGGYIAMEFAHLAARAGSKITIFHRGERPLENFDEHIVKHLVKATKDLGILLHVETEVIGIEKDGDQFIVFTKSSNGEQTHHTDLLVNAAGRVPELDGMNLEKASIAYNKKGIEVNEYLQSESNPTVYAAGDAANSNGLNLTPVAVMEGHAVAANIIRGNSKVPDYTEMPSAVFTLPTLAAVGMTEKQAKELDVEYQVKSASASNWYNAKRINESTYAYKVISHKDGHILGAHIIGPHAEEMINLFAMAIRGKLKVADIRNMVYSYPSMGSDIGSMV; encoded by the coding sequence ATGAAAAAATATGATGTCATCGTCATCGGATCCGGTATGGCCGGAATGACCATCGCCAATAAATGTGCTAAGAAAGGATTAAAAACAGCTATCACCGACTCACGACCTTATGGTGGAACTTGTGCCCTTCGTGGTTGTGATCCTAAGAAAATTCTGGTGGGAGCGGCCGAAATCATTGGTAGAGTTGATAAAATGAGCGGAATAGGCATCTCAGGGGATATTTCGATTAATTGGGAAGACTTAATGGCTTACAAAAACGATTTTGTTTCTAAAATGCCCAAAGGCGTTGAGAAAGGATATGAAAAAGCAGGTGTGAAGAAGTACCACGGAGTAGCCAGCTTCGAATCTGAAAACACTGTCCGTATTGGGAATGATCTACTGGAAGGTGGTAAAATCGTGATTGCCACAGGTGCCAGACCAGTGACTCTTGATATTACCGGTGGAGATTTGCCCATCGACAGTACCGATTTTCTAAACTTGGAAAAGCTTCCTGAACATATCACTTTTGTTGGAGGTGGTTATATTGCGATGGAGTTTGCCCACCTTGCTGCTCGAGCGGGCAGTAAGATTACTATCTTCCATCGTGGTGAGCGTCCACTGGAAAATTTTGATGAGCATATCGTAAAACATCTTGTTAAGGCCACCAAAGATTTAGGTATTCTCTTACATGTTGAAACTGAGGTAATTGGTATTGAAAAAGATGGTGATCAGTTTATAGTCTTCACAAAATCTTCAAATGGTGAGCAAACACATCACACTGACCTTTTAGTAAATGCGGCAGGCCGAGTACCAGAGTTGGATGGAATGAATCTGGAAAAAGCCAGTATTGCTTACAACAAAAAAGGCATTGAGGTAAATGAATATCTGCAAAGTGAGAGTAACCCTACAGTATATGCAGCAGGTGATGCAGCTAATAGTAATGGGCTAAACCTCACGCCTGTAGCCGTAATGGAAGGACATGCTGTGGCGGCTAACATTATCAGAGGAAATTCTAAAGTGCCTGACTATACAGAAATGCCTAGTGCAGTATTCACCCTACCCACTTTAGCAGCAGTAGGTATGACAGAAAAGCAGGCAAAGGAGTTAGATGTAGAATACCAGGTAAAAAGTGCTTCTGCCTCCAACTGGTATAATGCCAAACGGATTAATGAATCCACTTATGCCTACAAAGTGATTTCGCATAAAGATGGCCACATTTTAGGCGCTCATATCATCGGCCCGCATGCGGAAGAAATGATCAATCTTTTTGCGATGGCTATTCGAGGAAAACTCAAAGTAGCTGACATAAGGAACATGGTCTATTCCTATCCCTCTATGGGTTCGGATATCGGGTCTATGGTTTAA
- a CDS encoding MFS transporter, whose amino-acid sequence MKQIYRSKAFWLLALAASLIFFQAYMIAPLIPKLSEVFGVTEQYIGLVIPAYMITYGISILFYGVLSDRFGRMRIIRFSLLAFILLTALTALAQTSSQLIMLRLFTGLGASGVIPMALALVGDLYEPHERGKPLGLLFAAMEGGMALGSTAGVVLEPFIGWRMLFLGIAILGAIILWFISFQIDFKSQKPELNKPNVRQVFSKFFHLLSMSRGAKTYSSVFWNGIFHSGIYTWLGYYFSVKYILGEIGIGLAILGYGVPGFLFGSSIGRAADRWGRFRLIIPGLGIAALATALLATNISVILAAIAVTVISLGYDLTQPLFAGIVTELGGKKYGGQAMGLNVFALFTGFGVGSLIFGEVLSIGLENAFLIFAALQGLMMLFAIRMFKAEK is encoded by the coding sequence ATGAAACAAATTTACAGATCAAAAGCATTCTGGTTGCTGGCATTAGCTGCTTCTTTGATATTTTTTCAGGCCTATATGATAGCCCCTTTGATCCCCAAGCTGTCAGAAGTATTTGGGGTAACGGAGCAATACATAGGGCTGGTCATTCCTGCTTATATGATTACCTATGGTATTTCCATTCTTTTTTATGGGGTTCTTTCTGATCGTTTTGGAAGGATGCGGATAATTCGGTTTTCACTACTGGCATTTATACTGTTGACAGCACTTACTGCTTTGGCCCAAACATCTTCACAATTGATTATGCTCAGACTTTTTACTGGCCTTGGTGCAAGCGGAGTTATCCCCATGGCGCTGGCGCTGGTTGGGGATTTATATGAGCCCCATGAGAGAGGTAAACCTCTAGGTTTGCTATTTGCAGCTATGGAAGGGGGTATGGCGCTAGGTTCTACCGCAGGAGTTGTGCTGGAGCCCTTTATCGGATGGCGGATGCTTTTCTTAGGGATTGCAATCTTAGGAGCCATAATATTATGGTTTATCTCATTCCAAATTGATTTTAAATCCCAAAAACCTGAATTAAATAAACCAAATGTACGGCAGGTTTTTTCAAAATTCTTCCATTTGCTTTCAATGTCAAGAGGGGCAAAAACTTACAGTTCTGTTTTTTGGAATGGAATATTCCATTCAGGCATCTATACCTGGCTTGGATACTATTTCTCTGTAAAATATATCTTAGGAGAAATAGGTATTGGTTTGGCTATTCTGGGCTATGGGGTTCCGGGATTTCTTTTTGGTTCCAGTATCGGAAGGGCCGCAGATAGGTGGGGCCGGTTTCGGCTTATTATACCTGGGCTAGGCATTGCGGCTTTGGCCACTGCTCTATTGGCTACCAATATATCAGTAATATTGGCAGCCATTGCTGTTACAGTGATTTCATTAGGATATGACTTAACCCAACCTCTCTTTGCCGGAATTGTAACGGAGTTAGGGGGCAAGAAATATGGAGGGCAAGCAATGGGACTAAATGTCTTTGCCCTGTTTACAGGTTTTGGAGTTGGGAGTCTCATATTTGGAGAAGTCTTATCGATTGGTTTGGAAAACGCATTTTTGATATTCGCAGCATTGCAGGGTTTGATGATGCTGTTTGCCATTCGAATGTTTAAAGCTGAAAAGTGA
- a CDS encoding thioredoxin family protein: MKRQVEIFTSNCPVCDPVVSMVKDLACDQCEITVYDLVKQCEDKTCLSKLKEYQIKKVPAIAVNGKLLDCCQDQGITKEELIKAGIGQG; encoded by the coding sequence ATGAAAAGACAAGTAGAAATATTTACGTCTAATTGCCCAGTTTGTGATCCGGTGGTCAGTATGGTAAAAGACTTAGCCTGTGATCAATGTGAAATAACAGTCTATGATCTGGTAAAGCAATGTGAAGACAAAACCTGTCTGAGCAAACTGAAAGAATACCAGATTAAAAAAGTGCCGGCCATAGCAGTCAATGGCAAATTGCTGGACTGTTGCCAGGATCAGGGTATAACCAAAGAAGAACTGATCAAAGCGGGTATCGGCCAGGGATAA
- a CDS encoding four-helix bundle copper-binding protein, whose protein sequence is MKPLNNEIQQCIDECNACITAARICLDQHMGEPDMKKCHQLCLDCIALCTACVQMLASQSDYVNRVCAICADLCKACAEECSKFDSEVCKQCAEKCKACAESCAKMAA, encoded by the coding sequence ATGAAACCATTGAACAACGAAATTCAACAATGTATTGACGAGTGTAATGCCTGTATCACCGCTGCGCGCATCTGTCTGGACCAGCATATGGGTGAACCCGATATGAAAAAATGCCATCAGCTTTGTCTGGATTGCATTGCCCTTTGTACTGCTTGTGTCCAAATGCTGGCATCTCAGTCGGATTATGTAAACAGGGTTTGCGCCATTTGTGCCGATCTCTGTAAAGCCTGTGCAGAAGAGTGCAGCAAGTTTGACAGTGAGGTGTGCAAGCAGTGTGCAGAGAAATGCAAAGCTTGCGCAGAAAGTTGCGCTAAAATGGCGGCATAA